Below is a window of Gemmatimonadaceae bacterium DNA.
GATCGCCGACGACGGGTCCTCCATGTCGAGCACACGACCAAGGGCTGCGAGCTTGTGCTGGCGTCCCACGACGTACGCGGTCTGACGCACGCGGGGAACCGCCCCCTCCGCATGCTTCTCAGCTCGGATGGTCACGCGCACTGGATTGTTCAGATGGCGCTCCGCGAGAGCGGCGATGCGCGGCGGGATCGTCGCCGACAGCAACGCGGTCTGCCGCTCCTTCGGTACGGCTTCGAGAATGGCCTCGAGGTCCTCCGCGAATCCCATGTCGAGCATCTCGTCCGCCTCGTCAAGCACGACGACACGGACGTCCGAGAGCTCCAGCGTGCGGCGCGAGATGTGATCCAGGGCGCGTCCCGGCGTTGCGACGACGACGTCGACGCCGCGCTTGAGCGCACGCAGCTGCTGCTGGATAGCCTGGCCGCCATACACCGGAACCACGCACGTCCCGAATGCCGCATAGCCGTACTTGTGCACCGCCTCGGCGACCTGCATCGCGAGCTCGCGCGTCGGTACGAGGATGAGCGCCCGAGCGCGACCCGACTCGTCGTCGCCGCGCTCCTCGTCGTGGATGCGTTGAAGCAGCGGAAGCGCGAAAGCAGCGGTCTTCCCGGTACCCGTCGCTGCCTGCCCCAGGAGATCGCGTCCTTCGAGCAGCGGCGGTATCGCCTCACGCTGAATCGGCGTCGGCTCCTCATACCCCAGGGCACTCAGGGCGTCGAGCAGCTTCGGTGAAAGGCCGAGGCTGCGGAATCCGTCGGTGACTATCGTGCGCGCGTCTGACACTGTCATGTGGGTCGAGGCTGAAGCTGAGTTAGGATCCGTCATGAGGATCGTGGGCGGGAAATTCGCGGGATGGGACCTCACGTCGCCCAACGATTTCCGCGTCCGGCCTACCGGGGAGCTCGTGCGTGTAGCAATGCTCGACCGGCTGGTGAATGTACTCACGGGAGCCCGCATCCTGGATCTGTTTGCCGGCACAGGCGCACTGGGGCTCGAAGCGCTCTCACGCGGAGCCGCCACGGCGGACTTTGTCGAGACGCGCGCATCGAGTCTGCATGCGCTCAAGGCGAACATCGTATTGCTCCGTGCGCGCGACCGAACCCGCGTGTTCAAGAAAGACGCGCTCCGCTTTGCCGCCGCGCTCCGCGAAGGCAGCTATGACGTCGCCTTCGTGGACCCGCCCTATGAGTCGCGGATGCTGGACCGCGTGATCGAGGGTTGGCAGCTGACCCGCTTCTCCGCGATACTGGTCGCCCAGCACGCGACGACTCACACGTTGCCACCGGGCGCGGAGCTCGAGAGGTTCGGCGAGACGAGCGTGAGTTTCTACGGTTTGCGTGCCGCCCGATAGCACTTCCCAAGCGCCGCGGCGCGTCGTCGTCATCGGCGCGGGTGCAGCCGGCTCAATGGCAGCCATTTTTGCCGCCACGGCCGGCGCCGAGACCACGCTCCTCGAGCGCACTCGCGACGGCGGCCGGAAGATCCTGATCAGCGGCGGCGGCCGCTGCAACGTGCTCCCGATGCGCGTCGACGAATCTCGCTTCGTCACGGATTCCTCACCGCATCTGCTCCGGAAGATTCTCCGTTCGTGGCCGTTGGCCGAGCAGATCGCGTTCTTCGAACACGAGCTTCGCCTGCCGCTCGCCGAGGAACCGGAATCGGCGAAGCTGTTCCCGGTATCGAACAAGGCTCGCGACGTACGCGATGGACTTCTCGCGTACGCCGCACGAGCCGGCGCGACGCTGCGCATGAACACCCTCGTCGCCGGGTTCGAAACGCATGACGATTGTTGGCGCGTCGAGTGCAACGGCGCGCCGCCAATCGACGCCGATGCCGTCATCGTCGCGACTGGCGGCCTCTCGGTGCCGAACACGGGGAGCGATGGTCTCGGCCTTCGAGAGTTGGCGCGGCTGGGTCACACGATGCACCCCGTGTACGCCGCGCTCACTCCAATCACGGCTTCCGGCTCGATCTTCGGCGCGCTCAGCGGCGTATCGCTCCGCGTCACGCTATCGGCGCGTGATGACGTGGCGAAACGCAGCGCCACCGCGAGCGGCGGCTTCCTGTTCACGCATCAGGGCTACAGCGGGCCGGCGCTACTCGACGTGTCGCACGTCGCGGTTCGGTCACGCGCCAAATCGCCTGCGTTGGCGCGACTGACGGTGAAGTGGACGGAGCTCGGCGCCGACGAATGCGAAGCGGCGCTGCGCCCGCAGGGCAATCGCACGGTGACGGGAGCGCTGCGAGCGTTGCTGCCGGACCGTCTCGTCACGATGCTTCTGACGTTGGCGCAGGTCGACCCAACGCGGTCGCTCGCCGAGCTTCGAAAAGATGAGCGCCGCCGAGTCATTGATATCCTAGTGGCGACTGCGCTGCCTTGGAATGGCGACGAAGGATACCGAAAGGCGGAGGTTACCGGAGGCGGCGTCAGTCTCGCCGAAGTGGACCCGCGCACGATGGAGAGCCGGCGTCATGTGGGACTGTTCATTTGTGGTGAAGTACTCGATGCGTTTGGTCCAGTCGGCGGATACAACTTCCTTTGGGCCTGGGCGACGGGGCGCGCGGCAGGACTCGGCGCGGCAATGAGCGCGCGGTAATGCCGGGCGACGGCGCAACTCAAGCGTTGGGTATCTCTACTCCCACATCCGCCGGCGATTGAATCGCCCGCGCGCTCCGAAGTGCACGCACCGAGAGGATGACGCCAAAGGTCCCGGTCACGCCGAGTGCGTACAGGGTCCAAATGAAGAAGAAGGCTCCGGCGGACCTTTTGACGCCGACGCCCGCTCCTGTCATATGGATGACGGGCATGCCCACGGCCACGATCGATCCGAGGAGGACAATCACCTGGCCCGATCGCCGGTCGCTCAACAGCAGCGTTCCGCACAGATAGACGACGAGGATGGCGATGCCGAAGAGATTCGTGAGCCCTCCTGGCGCAAAACCCAGCACGATGTCCTCGGAAATGTGGAGCGACAACAAGAGGATTGAGAGGAGAGACGTCACGGTGAGCATGACGCTGGGTTTCATGTGATACCCGTCGTGTCGGTTTGCCGTGGGACTTCGTATGGGTTAGCCATACGAGAAAATCTCTTCCCGGTTTCGGAAGCCTCTTATGCAGTTACGCCGTGCTCTCGACAATGGCGAGGATGTTCCCCTCGGTGTCCTTGAACCATGCTGTCTTCGCGCCGCCTCCGGTCGCGATGCTGTCCTTCGTCCTGAGGCCCGGCATGTCGTACTCCTCGAATGTCACACCGCGCGCTTTCAGCTCGGCGACCTCGCGCGCGACATCATCGACTTCCCAGAATGCCTGGCTCGCGCGCGACGTCCCCGCGTTGGGAGTAGGGT
It encodes the following:
- a CDS encoding VOC family protein gives rise to the protein MLQKFPMYAYIPVTNLHRAREFYEQKLGFTRGHEVAGGVHYDFGNGTACFMYPTPNAGTSRASQAFWEVDDVAREVAELKARGVTFEEYDMPGLRTKDSIATGGGAKTAWFKDTEGNILAIVESTA
- a CDS encoding RsmD family RNA methyltransferase codes for the protein MRIVGGKFAGWDLTSPNDFRVRPTGELVRVAMLDRLVNVLTGARILDLFAGTGALGLEALSRGAATADFVETRASSLHALKANIVLLRARDRTRVFKKDALRFAAALREGSYDVAFVDPPYESRMLDRVIEGWQLTRFSAILVAQHATTHTLPPGAELERFGETSVSFYGLRAAR
- a CDS encoding aminoacetone oxidase family FAD-binding enzyme, which gives rise to MPPDSTSQAPRRVVVIGAGAAGSMAAIFAATAGAETTLLERTRDGGRKILISGGGRCNVLPMRVDESRFVTDSSPHLLRKILRSWPLAEQIAFFEHELRLPLAEEPESAKLFPVSNKARDVRDGLLAYAARAGATLRMNTLVAGFETHDDCWRVECNGAPPIDADAVIVATGGLSVPNTGSDGLGLRELARLGHTMHPVYAALTPITASGSIFGALSGVSLRVTLSARDDVAKRSATASGGFLFTHQGYSGPALLDVSHVAVRSRAKSPALARLTVKWTELGADECEAALRPQGNRTVTGALRALLPDRLVTMLLTLAQVDPTRSLAELRKDERRRVIDILVATALPWNGDEGYRKAEVTGGGVSLAEVDPRTMESRRHVGLFICGEVLDAFGPVGGYNFLWAWATGRAAGLGAAMSAR